In the genome of Curtobacterium sp. MCLR17_036, the window CGGTCGCAGTAGGCGCAGCGGTTGCCGTCACGGCGCAGGACCCCGCGGCGGGACACCGGGACGAGCCGCGAGTGCGGGATGCGGACGTAGCGGGTGAGGATGATGACGGACGGTCGGTCGTAGACCGCGGTGGACCCGGTGACCGGGTGGTCGAGGTCCGCGGCGACGATGGCGGCCTTCTGGTTCATGACCAGCACGAGGGCTCGTCGGAACGAGATCACCGCGAGGGGCTCGTAACCGGCGTTGAGGACGAGAGTGCGCATGGGTTCCCTTCCGACGTGCCTGGACGGCTTCCAGGCGCTGCGGGTGCGTCGGACCGTCGACGACGAACGGGTGACCCCGACCTGCTCACACTCCCCGGAACCACGAAGAGCACCACCCGGATGGGCAGTGCTCTCGTCATGCAGGGGCGTGCTCGTGCACGCAGGCTGTGGTCGACCG includes:
- a CDS encoding HNH endonuclease, with the protein product MRTLVLNAGYEPLAVISFRRALVLVMNQKAAIVAADLDHPVTGSTAVYDRPSVIILTRYVRIPHSRLVPVSRRGVLRRDGNRCAYCDRQATTIDHVQPKSRGGQDSWENLVACCLACNNTKGDRTPQEMGWHLRFRPKVPHGASWVVRGIERPQSEWDEYLVAA